From Anopheles funestus chromosome 3RL, idAnoFuneDA-416_04, whole genome shotgun sequence, a single genomic window includes:
- the LOC125768276 gene encoding serine/threonine-protein kinase PLK4-like has translation MMGKLGEKIEDYTVYEVLGKGGFGCVYRARCLLTGCFVAIKMINKQKMHSSGMAIRVRQEVAIHSKLKHASILELYTFFEDFDHVYLVLELAENGELQRYLRERNKPFSEHEAALVFRSVVDGLLYLHALNILHRDISLSNLLITKDMGIKIADFGLATELMQPDEKHHTLCGTPNYISPEVALRTSHGLPADVWGLGCMLYTLLVGKPPFDTDGIKSTLARVVTSDYNLPAHLSSDVSDLIERLLKKNPIERIKLEEVLSHPFLTRYDLGSKMYASNSINQKFTCSTDSGMGTISSTIGSSKSDFFKMSCSNTLSSSRYNDRPNDIQKYEQNTLNLRYLANVKDNEMASMDSRQFLAEPNISFLQKFNSMELLEKYNITCKKVAGQEKSMHMLSSSKASTNKTGTQSTNTPSRNDNHPFATPLRVPQHGYMFHAKETIKHLQNDSYGKENNTPRCLKNLSQKNIRLPPRFDTLRLLPTRHRTKFLILSIVAECGEVVLEFLKSKGRQQEDRVVDVCRISGDGIRFMLYQPDGSRGVPIKNEPPDLPSGGVDCIYNYEDIPEKHWKKYVYAARFVNMVKAKTPKITLYSDKGKCQLMETMRDYEVIFYDDTKITLSSANDEIKMIDGSGKVYRGLSTITAADIEKLNHFQDSHEHCLRIEKLLSTVAHSGKTFPAIIGRRPAGIDNNISARKDMSKYRFYSLNEHT, from the exons ATGATGGGAAAATTGGGAGAGAAAATTGAG GATTATACCGTATATGAGGTTCTAGGTAAAGGTGGATTTGGATGTGTGTATAGAGCGAGATGTTTGTTAACAGGGTGTTTTGTTGCGATCAAAATG atcaacaaacaaaagatgCACTCGTCAGGAATGGCTATCCGGGTTCGGCAAGAAGTAGCAATACACTCGAAACTAAAACATGCTTCTATTTTAGAGTTATACACATTTTTCGAAGACTTTGATCACGTTTATTTGGTATTGGAATTAGCAGAAAACGGAGAATTGCAGCGTTATCTACGTGAACGGAACAAACCTTTCAGTGAACATGAAGCCGCATTGGTTTTTCGTAGTGTGGTTGACGGATTGCTATATTTGCATGCACTAAACATATTGCACCGTGATATATCGCTATCCAATTTGTTAATAACAAAAGACATGGGAATCAAAATTGCTGATTTCGGGCTTGCAACTGAACTAATGCAGCCCGATGAAAAGCATCATACATTGTGCGGTACTCCGAACTACATTTCACCAGAAGTAGCCTTACGCACATCACACGGTTTGCCGGCCGACGTATGGGGCTTAGGATGTATGTTGTACACCTTACTAGTGGGGAAACCCCCCTTCGACACTGATGGAATCAAGTCAACGTTGGCGAGAGTGGTAACGTCTGACTATAACTTACCAGCCCACCTATCTTCCGACGTGAGCGATCTAATTGAACGATTGCTCAAGAAAAATCCCATTGAACGGATCAAGCTAGAAGAAGTGCTTAGTCATCCTTTTCTTACCCGTTACGATCTGGGATCCAAAATGTACGCTTCAAACAGCATAAATCAAAAATTCACGTGCAGTACAGACAGCGGCATGGGCACAATATCTAGTACTATCGGATCTAGCAAATCggattttttcaaaatgtccTGTAGCAACacattaagcagcagcagataCAATGACCGTCCAAACGATATTCAAAAGTACGAGCAAAACACACTAAATCTACGATATCTGGCAAACGTAAAAGATAATGAAATGGCAAGCATGGATTCGCGTCAGTTTCTAGCAGAACCAAACATTTCATTCCTGCAAAAGTTTAATAGTATGGAGCTGttggaaaaatataatatcaCTTGTAAAAAAGTTGCCGGACAGGAAAAAAGTATGCATATGTTAAGCTCATCTAAGGCATCAACTAACAAAACTGGAACACAATCAACAAATACGCCAAGCAGAAACGACAATCATCCATTTGCTACTCCGTTACGAGTTCCGCAACAT gGCTATATGTTTCACGCAAAAGAAACCATAAAACATCTGCAGAATGATTCATACGGCAAGGAAAATAATACACCTAGATGCTTAAAAAatctttctcaaaaaaacattcgcttGCCACCTCGGTTCGACACGTTGCGATTGTTACCGACAAGACATCGAACAAAGTTTCTAATTCTATCTATTGTCGCCGAATGTGGCGAGGTTGTGCTAGAATTTCTCAAATCTAAAGGACGACAGCAAGAAGATCGTGTTGTGGACGTATGTCGCATATCTGGCGACGGAATTAGATTTATGCTGTACCAGCCAGATGGTAGTCGAGGTGTGCCGATTAAAAATGAACCTCCAGATTTGCCATCAGGTGGGGTGGATTGTATATACAACTATGAAGATATTCCTGAAAAGCATTGGAAGAAATATGTGTACGCTGCTAGATTCGTGAACATGGTTAAagcaaaaacacccaaaattACGTTGTACAGTGACAAAGGAAAATGTCAGCTGATGGAAACCATGCGAGACTATGAAGTTATCTTTTACGACG ATACCAAAATAACCCTAAGCTCAGCAAACGATGAGATCAAAATGATCGATGGAAGCGGCAAGGTTTATCGAGGATTGTCAACTATAACAGCGGCAGATATCGAAAAGCTTAATCATTTTCAGGATTCGCACGAACACTGTTTAAGGATTGAAAAACTGCTTTCAACCGTAGCACATAGCGGGAAAACGTTCCCCGCAATTATTGGAAGACGTCCAGCCGGCATCGATAACAACATTTCGGCGAGGAAAGATATGTCTAAGTATCGATTTTATTCGCTGAATGAACATACATAA
- the LOC125768311 gene encoding sperm-associated antigen 7 homolog, whose protein sequence is MDLLGSILGSMDKPPPKDKNKTQMYENQRRQYETEKNKQREELNRFRSYVEERLGRFMKDDNRHYMEFQPLDQVHRSIVHDISETAGLFGMSFGTEEDRYIVVYKKEHLPNEDEVHARKNGEVWNTETAKQYAESSKLLRLKTLDCKNDTDTKMADIKPTTNYNQKYIHIFGNDATPEAARKTKVNRSYGYVPSENKKDVRSIEQTMADISAKKRLKTQHLEPPVH, encoded by the exons ATGGATCTGTTGGGATCTATATTAGGTTCCATGGATAAACCACCgccaaaagataaaaataaaacacagatGTACGAAA ATCAACGAAGGCAGTACGAAActgaaaaaaacaagcaacggGAAGAACTGAACCGCTTCCGATCATATGTGGAAGAGCGCCTAGGACGTTTCATGAAAGATGATAATCGACATTACATGGAATTTCAGCCGCTGGACCAAGTGCACCGTTCTATCGT GCAcgacatttccgaaacagctGGATTGTTTGGAATGAGCTTTGGAACGGAAGAAGACCGGTACATAGTGGTTTACAAAAAAGAGCACCTTCCGAACGAGGATGAGGTGCATGCGCGGAAGAATGGGGAAGTGTGGAATACAGAAACAGCTAAACAGTATGCAGAAAGTAGTAAACTATTGCGTTTAAAAACGTTGGATTGTAAGAATGATACCGATACCAAAATGGCTGACATAAAACCAACTACAAATTATAACCAGAAGTACATACACATTTTCGGGAATGATGCAACACCGGAAGCAGCCAGGAAAACGAAAGTCAACAGATCGTATGGATATG TACCGAGCGAGAATAAGAAAGATGTGCGCTCCATTGAACAAACGATGGCAGACATTTCAGCAAAGAAACGACTCAAAACTCAACATCTGGAACCGCCAGTCCACTAA